One Leptodactylus fuscus isolate aLepFus1 chromosome 11, aLepFus1.hap2, whole genome shotgun sequence genomic window, TAGGGAAGTCAATAGGCAGCCCCTGCTTGGATTAGCTGTATGGAGCTTCTTCCAGTGCCATACAATACACAACATGAGGTCAAAAGCAGTTGGCTCCGTGACTTATAGTGGCTGGACTCGGTACTGCAGCAAAATTCCCTTTGAAGAAtgtgtgaccagtgctccattcacttcaatgaggctGTCAGGACAGTAATTTCAGGCAGCAtttgcagccccatagaagtcaatggagagctGGTCAAGCAAACGCACTAGCGCTCCATTCAGAAGGAGgctttagagggacttttggtcCTCCATCCTTCAAATCTcagcaattggacacttatccccttacgttctgtggataggggataagtgtccataaccatacaacccctttaaaggagtctgCCACTTGGCACCCCACCAATCTTACAAGAATGGAGGTTTGTATTACATAGGAGCAAGCAGACTgtgcctgagggaatattttcatgacacagatgacacagaagAGACCCAACCTACTCTTTCAGAGGTTCCAATATTAGCaagaaaggagacatctgattggacacgtCCAACAGGACGAAATTTTGatctggataattacatagactgtttcagacacatggtcaaatcaactatactggatacaaataaaagaCTGCTGcctaacatcagtgcccaggaaagaagggccatacaatccctgagaaataacaaagacatcatcattaaaccagcggacaagggtggtgcaattgtcatgatgaacacatcagactacatacaggaagcacacagacaactgacagacacacactactactccaaattggattcagaccccatagtggaatactccaaaaaactgaaaaaggttatctccagcctatctgatggagctaaaggcctaagcagcctcataccaacaaGTCCAAGGACGGggaccttttatatgcttccaaaactgcacaaacctgggaacccagggagaccgatcatttcatgtgttggcaccctcactgaacagatctctggatgggtggagggtacccttaaacccttagtgaaggatacagccagctatcttcaggacaccacagacctattaaataaactatctatacactataggtccccttccagatggaaccatcctggccaccatggatgtagaatccttgtactccaacatcccacaccaggacggtgtaaacgACTGCCAGTGTTTCATGGAAAAGAGAGGTATCAACGCTAAATCGGTGGTAAAACTCACAAAAtttatcctcacccacaattacttctcttttggtgactgcatctatttacagcagactggcactgcaatggggagtaaaatggcaccacagtacgctaagctcttcatggccaagtttgagagtgacttcctatcctaCCTGCACCagtaggcctctggcctactaccgtttcattgacaATATCCTAattatttggactgggtctgaacaacagttgaaaaccttccatgaacaattcaaccagttccatcccaccatcaacctgatgctcaatcactccttctctgaaataaacttcctggacgcagtcatcaagatacaggacaacaaaattgagatatCGCTGTATCGGAAGGCGATTGAatgaccaacctacctaagatgggatagctttcatcctaaacacataaagaactccattgtctacagccaggctatcagataccatcgcatatgttcagatagatgtgcagatagagacgaacaccttggaggcctcaaaaacacattcttgaggcagggttaccattcaagaacaattgataaccaaatcaccaggaccACCAAAATACCatgatcggatttattaaaatacaataccaaacaggaaaacaatcgggtgcccctggttgtcacatacaacccacacctggagacactgagaggaatcacacgcaaatttcatccactactgcaaaaagaccaccgcctaaaatccatatttccagaccccccctctcctgtgctacagacagtcaccaaacctcaggaatatggttgtcagcagctcactgtcacctccaactaatacaggaacattcccatgcagacagaagaggtgcaaaacatgccctcacatactgaccaccgacaagatagagataccaaactctaacaggaaaTATCAAATCCAAggtatgttcacctgtaacacacctaatatagtgtatttaataatgtgcaccaaatgtcccactgaaaatctgtatgttggagagaccagacAACAGCTTAGAATGCGAATGAATTCACATccccatacaattagagaacgaagaatggaccttcccgtgtcaaaacatttctgtaatgaggatcataatatcaccgatgacatgaaaattttggttttaagagggaattttaaatcaaggaaagagaaacggatttatgagtataaacttatgaccctgcttcaaacactggagaacgGGTTAAATCTGtgacatgggtttatggcatcctacagacctgacctgagaccctgtgaACTGATAATTGAAAGAAATTTACCGAGCAACCCACTAGTCTGCAGTCAGTCTTTATATTGACGGCCGAAGACTTTGTCATCAAATGGGAGCTTCAACAGCAGCAGTCATGGCATCCAACACCTCCAAGGGCAAAACAAACGAaagggcaacggaccaatggatgaagaagaactgcgcttgctcctGAAGAGTAGTTCAAAacacgcacttttattaaaattcttaaaattcttaaagaattttaataaaagtgcgtgtTTTGAACTACTCTtctggagcaagcgcagttcttcttcatccattggtccgttgccctttcctgtgaactgataagaacctgagaACCTGGAATtgcttacattgtttctaccaataactaataaccctcttctccccccccccccttcctcctagaattctatccctgtttccttttgtatataaatctgctccttcagaaatggtttgtaaatttacttgagaaaggagccgagagttccgaaacgttctaatctgtcatcattatgagttagccattaaaagggtatcaactactgaagactatcaagttttttgtttttctataggAGCAAGCGGAGATATTGAAAACTTTGAGGAGTCAGTACCGAAAGTTTGTTGGAGaattgcagaacttttcattcTATTTGCTAAAAGCTTTTCCCACTGAGACGCTAAATCTTCAGCAATTACCCCGCGTCTTCCAGTCCTCTATGAAATATTCAGAGCTCATTACACGGACGGATTTCTTCCAAAATTAATTTCAGGAATTCATTTATTGGGAGAGAACTTTGCGCCGCCCTCCAGCTCTGAGTGCGGCTATAAAGTGCACCGTACTGCAAGGTTATGCATGTGTCTTATTAGTTAATAATAGTCATTATTACATGTTTTATATGGCAGTATGGTTATAATTATTCCGCTTTATATGCTCTGCATGCACTTTATCTGAAAAAAGACGAATAGTGGGGGTGGATACAGTATTTCTGCTTGGTGCATTGTTGTATTCAGTTCTGTTAACCCCTTTATTGTGTGGTCAGGACTCAGGAGATTTATGGTTTTATACACTGAATGTCATTTATATGCAAAATCTCTCATTTGTGTAGGCCGTGCCCCCCTGGCCCGGGGCATTAAAATCGCAAGTAGTGCATTTGACTACTGCAACATCAATAGAGACTCCTAAGTAAGTACTGAACcagaccccctatattatatatagactgcttaaactaatacagagctcCTGTAAAAGCACTGACCCCAGACTATaaacctaaataaatacagatccAGACCAGGGATCGcaaaccaggggcataacttgagggggtctCATCCAGCCAGAAAGCCTTAGGACACCCATACGGTGCCTCTTTCTAGTATGTTGAGAGGTGTTGGGGGTCGCCTGGTATCAGAagtgtaacttgaagttcctgggcctAGAAGCAAGGGTTCAATTAGCCTGCAGCGCCTCCACGGGGTAAATAAAGAATTGCAAAGATCTCACTGATATTAATACACTGTCTATGTGAAGAAAATACACCCTGGGTCCTCTTCTGAGGGGGTCTAGAATGATGGTTGACCTTCTAACTTCTGTGGGTTGCAATTTCCCATTTTTCCCAAAATCCCTTAGTATCTGACTCCTACAAGATAATTATACAGCATAATGTCTATTCACCCCATCTACCTACTTGTAATGAAAATGGGGGCATTTGTCTTACCAGCCAAGTAGAGAGTCTTCAAACCTGGGTCGGTCATGAGGGGCAGGTAGGTCATCTTGGTGTTGCCACATGCGATGGTGGATTCGGACAGGAGACAGCCACTAGGTAGAGAAGGGATGTGATGTAGTGTTGGACGAATGAATGATGGCAGACTGGGCATAGTTGGGGTTGGCGTCAAAATCTCTCTAGTTTCATGTGTGGTTTTAGCTTCTACGAGTGGAGTCTTTGGTTTCTTGGTGCTCAGGATTTGTGGCGCCCCCTTTTTTATtgctttgttttttacattttctgaggatataaaagaaaaattacatGTGTCATAATTATTATataactattaataataaatattattctgACTTGCTGTAGGGGGCACTATAGAAATCATGTTATACATATATATCGATGTATGGGAACAAAAACcctttaggttatgttcacacgagTTATTTTCTGTTAATGGAAACCACAACATGGTGCAAGTTCTGTCATCCAGTAGATACACCTTGTGCCCTACAGGCGCCAGCCGCGCCAGTGACTTGTAATAGGCTCCATTGAATCCCATGTGGTGCCTGTCCTTGCTGTATTATTTCCATTAAAGGAAGTTGGTCACTAGAACCAAATATATCACCTCAGGGTTCACATAGacaagttagggtcacctgaataaaatGGTGTTTTCTGCTTGTGATTAGCTTTCTCTGCtgccaagatatcactgtttcTGTCAATAGGTTCTGTTGCACTTACTGCTGTTCATACtctcagcgcatgcgcagtactgctATGATGCTTGGCAGATCCGAGACGCATGTACTGCACATGCACCAATAATAGGAGCAGTGGTGAGTGTGAAATAACTCAGGATCAGGTGAGATTAGGTATTTACTGCTGGCTCTGCCAATCAAAGGAAGGAGGGCGGGGTAAAGGGCAGTACAGATCGGTGGGAGGATCAACCGCAACATCCTCATTGctacaaagagctaatttgctcattgacaaaaacagcaatatctcagcaccGCATCACTTTTACACTGGGGGCACTGCTCTTGTTGCTTAAGTAggatgtgtgatgtcatagcgGTTCTGTTCAAGGGTTGAGTTTGCATGTTATTAGGTAAATGCTACTTATGTTATTCTACTATATGGTCATCCTCAATGTCTAAGTAATCTCTATCTATCGCAAAACTACAGCTCTTCCagaacatgttgggagttgtagttttgcaacatcggCCAATACTGCCTTTGGCCATCACTACGACCAATGGCCACCACTCTTAGTTTTCATATCTAACCCTCTGCTCGCTGTTTCTTCTGAGGGGTCTTCAAGCCTTCAACATCTAAATTTTTCTCCCCATTTGCCTTGTTTTTCATCTTAAGAAGTGTTGCTCCTTTCTTCTGAACATTGGTTTCTTGTTTCTTATTATTTATTTCCTTTTTCACTGGAGATTTCCATCGGGGAACATCAACCATTCTGGTTTTTACTGGTGTTTTCTTTGATTTCGGTGGTTTTATGGCTGTAGTGTTAGGATTCATTGTTGTGTTCAGTCCCAGGGCTAGTCTGGATGTTATCCTTGCAGTATCCCCTTTGACCTTCGTCTGCTTTTTGACTTCCTTGTGTTTCTGGGCTGTTACTTTTCTGTGGTTGAGCGTAGCTGCTGACTCAAGTGGAACTGGTGTAGTTTCTGCAAGGTATAAGATCTAGATTACCGTGATGTGTGTCATATATTTTGGTACAATGACTGCTATAATATTATTCTTAGATTTAAGGAGACATACAATTAAAAATTGCACCCAATAGAGGTATAAATAGAACACTGTATAGGAAATTGTAAAGGACAGTGTTGGCCGGGCCCACCACCGTAACAGAAGTTCCTGTGGTAGGCCCATGCTCTAAtataataatggtccagcagaagacaaccaaagGTGCGATGGCCTATTTCCTAGTGGTTGTTGGAGACTGGGCCTCCAGAACAATTTTTATCTGAAGGGCCCAAGGAACTTTATTTGAGCAGTGGGCTTGTGGAGCAACTCTGTCACCAAATTTATTTGGATTTGTTCCACTCCTTAAGACATTGCCTAAGTGGCCATCCTCGTATTCAACTTTTAAGCACCATATAGGGATATAGACTTCACTGCGGAGCGACCACCAGGTTGCTACCTCTTGGAGTGGTTCTGCTGTTGGTGACAGCTGGTTAGGTAGGCTATGGTGCAGAGAACCAAGTGATCAAGCAGAAGCACAGTCTGAAGGTCGGATGACTGTCATATAGTATGAGCAGGCAGAGCTCATGCAGAGAGAGCAGAGGTTCTGTGGTCAGGAACAAACCAGAGTCAGCAACAGGTAGTCAGAAGACAGTGACAACAGACAGATACAAAGTCAATGAAAAAGCCATGGTAAAATACAATAAATCAAGCAGTACAGAGAAATACTATCAGGCTCTGCTCAGGCACAGTATGTCCAGTTTCAGATCTTCCTGAAGACTATGGAGTGACATGGAGGGCACCACCAAGGGTACTAAAATATGTTAATATGTTATAGCACATATATAGCTACAAGCCAACCGAGACTGAATGAGtggatgtacagaaaatagaatatctCTATTAGAGTACATTTCTACTGATGGGTACATACCTGTCTTCACACAGACTGGGCAGCATTCACCAGAGGGTATTTGTAGTTTGCCGGTTTGACAAGTAAGATCTTCTTCACAGTCAAGAGGCTCGCACACTTTCCTTCCTTGGTCACATACACATATGGTACATTGCTGAGGAGACCAGGCTGCTCCATTGTACATGATCATTCCATTTACCAAGCATTGTCCTTTCCCTGGTAGACAATTGACCCATAAGAATTCACATAAACAAAAGACACGATTATATTTATATGTCATAGTATTTCATGGTATCTGCCACCAGGCTCAGTAGATGAAAGTTTCTTCTTTGTTCTAGTGAGTGGCCTTTACTTTCTGCAGCATCTGCACAATTCTTAAAGTAGAAGCATTTCCTCAACCAAGGCTCCACTTACTTGACCCAAAAATGGCAGAAATTCACAAAAATATTGTGAATCATGTCAAGTATCATTAGACAAACTGCCAAGGATTGCTTCTAGGATAGAATAATTTCATATATTGAGCCATATGGAGGTACCCTGTGACCGCACACATAATACAGAGTGGTAGAGATCTTTTGTACTTCGATACAAGGAAAGGTAGAGGTAGAAGGACTATTGCAGGTTGGACTCATCCCCTCTTAGATGGTTGGTCTCATCCCCTCTTAGATGGTTGGACTCATCCCCTCTTAGATGGTTGGACTCATCCCCTCTTAAATGGTTGGTCTCATCCCCTCTTAGATGGTTGGTCTCATCCCCTCTTAAATGGTTGGTCTCATCCCCTCTTAGATGGTTGGTCTCATCCCCTCTTAGATGGTTGGTCTCATCCCCTCTTAAATAGCAGGTGAGAACATCCACAGAGATCCTGCAACCATATCAGTAAATATGTGTATGGAGTGGATAATGTATTCTAAGCATGACATGATAGAGGCACCAGGACGTAAGGAGTCTGTATATTCTAGATGGAATAAGCCAAATCTAGTGGGTATGAGGGTCCCCATATTCTTCCTTGATGGCACACATGGAGGGaaagaaggatcagacatgttgagtttcaatatgcccaatcctCGTCTCCACTGCCTGAGCCAAGTCTTCATGTAAAtgagggagtcaggaggaatagctgtcagcaggACAAGTAtcttaaagggcttatccagtttatttttattgatgtggatagatcatcaataagggATGAATAGGGGTCCAACACATGGGACCCCGCTGATCACCTTTGTGAAGAGGCTACTACACAATTACCCccttgtcccatagaagtgaatgggaagaggctgtaattacattgcatggccactataaatgtgataagaacagtgaagaggtcacaactgatcagcagaggtcctaaatgtcagacccccattgatccaGAATATAGATAATCAATAACAATGAactgaacaacccttttaagtgtaTGGAGACCTTTACAGATGGTTAGGCATATGGCGGTGTCATGGCGCTTCCTGAGAGGTAGTAACAATATAGAAAATCAATTGGCGCCCATTTTGTCACATAATATTGATGGACTTGTACAATCATTCCTGAGATCGTCTGCTCCCCCCTCCTGTCATACATTACAGTGGGCAGCACAACCCCATTCATAAGGGGATATTGTGCTAAGAAATAATATCttttaggtagagatgagcgaacaaatgaatggaagcattcatttctatgggtgcatgctgttcggatcggctgatccgaacagtgttcgctcatctctacttttacgtattttattttttgccgtaattttttggtattttttgcaTATGGCTAGCAGTAGACACAAACAGATTACTCTATAGTACATGACACTGACATATTCCTACTGTACATATAGGACATCACCTCGCCTCCCGTCATCTCTTTTCTCCCCTGAATTAATGACATTACTTTCGGCAATTCCCATAGCAATAAATATATCAAACATCGGCGTCGACATATACGCAGCAATGCTTCAGAAAAATGACAATTCTATTGACCCTCTAAAGATATTTGCATTTCACATTAGTCATGGGAATATTGATCTGTAGGATTATATATGTCGTAGCGGTTGCATTTATTGGATAGGATCCGCACAGTCGATATTAGGACGGGAtcttatattattctgtataatggagGATGGGCAGCCGTAGTGAAGGCAGTGGTTTTTCTGCCAACTCTTGGGCTTTGTCACGCCAAGCATCTGAAAACAATATTATAATAGGACGGAACAATTATTGCTGGATTACTGGGGTCGGTACTATTAACACTTTCCTTGGACACTACAAGGGTTGAGGAAATTGTACAAATATTGGAATTTTCCAAAAACTTATGGAAGAATTGAAATAAGGTTTAAGATCTGCTGAGCCATCTGTAGAGTCCATGTTATGAGAGAAGaccgcaaaaaaataaaaagatgtgTGCATGGCAGACGGGAACGTGGATAGGATACGAAAAAggatcacacttttttttttcttttatatgaaaaccacttttttaaagattttttttgttatattttatgtgacagccatcttgcctgagcttctcctctgctctgttcacagcatttagtgatctgctttacagcatagtcatggccataagcagcaatagtctggagttgACTCATGGGAGAATTCATGCTGTTTGCAGCAAAGGAGAGGAGtaaattgtgacatcatctattgtcagtggtGGAGGTCATGatgggtcattattagagatgagcgagtatatttgatcgaatacctccgccgcaccagggaaggtgggaggggcagtaaacattcaatgccccggaagtgtttttgcaccggcggaggtatttgattgaatatacttgctcatctctagtcattatctatagaggtgttatcttctattgtaatcctgtctgtcatttttgtgatgtaaatgagatgactgctgcaagGAAACCGCCTACAGAATAGGTAAGTGTCATTgttaggtttagtggccagagtgaacatTGCAGGATATactacttttttaaaaattatagATAGTGATATTTCTGGTGACAATGCACATTTGCGACTATAGAACTATATTGCATTAATGGGAATTTCCAGAAAAAGTGTTAAATGGATAGCCTTGTCAAGACAGCCCCTACATATCCTAAGGTTGTCTCCATCTCTAAACCAACGAGATGGAAGATTCAGCATGTCCATGTATTATATGGCTGGACATCTATTGGATTGAAAAGGAGCAAAACTGGGCAGTTTAACTGAGAATGTCATTGATCTCATAGACCCAGAAAACCTCAGTCTACCCCCAAAACATTGTGGTAgcattattaagactggcatatcatattccagtcttaataaaccatCCAACTGGCCATTGTAATTCACACCAGTAAACTTGGACTTCCCCCAATCCCGCAGATTGTGGCAAGAAAGGCTTGGATCGAGGCTCATgtttggcacaaggccctttcttaATGTCATCCCTCTATATCCGAAAACTTTGGATGAATTTGCCTCATTGTAATATTTAatcaatattaataaaaataaataggagataaataaataagatatacaataaaataaatattttccgAGTGCTGAAGCTAGCATATAAGTATCCACAAACCCTTCTTTGTCCTCTGTCCTAGAGAAGGGAAATACAATACTACATAGAGATAGTCTACCGCCGGTGGTTGGCTTTGTTCTGTTTGTTGTTGCTTTGTTGCGATACCTTTTCAGAGCAACATAAGAACATAATGCAGGCGAGTCAGGAAAGGTGAACAATCTGGGCTACAACTAGCAAACACATTTGGAATTACTGCCCCTAGTGGCTGAATTTTACCATCGCTCATATGTTTGCTAATGAAGGGACTTGTCTACATAGTAATTACGCATTATAGTGAATTATTTTCACTGGTTTTGCAAAAGATACAAAAATGCTGCAgagtttgtgatggtttttcctgcagatgggctctatttacaTGACTCTCAAAAAAATCTGCACATTCCTATAGACCTATTCACATGTcctgtttttgtccattttcactgaaTAGATTTAGCCGCACCGATGCACTCACACCATGAAAAATAGCAATTTTTATGGTCAGTTTGGGTCACGGTCATGTGAACAATTTCTTACTACTGAATATTTTAGGACAGCGGAAAGACATAAGAGATagacagaaagaaagaaagatagatagatagatagatagatagatagatagatagatagatagatagatagataggagggagatagatagatagatagataggagggagatagatagatagatagatagatagataggagggagatagatagatagatagatagatagatagatagatagatagatagataggagggagatagataggagatagatagataggagggagatagataggagatagatagatagatagatagatagatagatagatagatgggagatagatagatagatagatagatagatagataggagggagatagataggagatagatagatagatagatagatagatagatagatagatgatagatagatagatagatagatagatagatagatagataggagggagatagatagatagatagatagatagatagatagatagataatagatagatagatagatagatagatagatagatagataggagggagatagataggagatagatagataggagggagatagataggagatagatagatagatagatagatagatagatagatagatagatagagaggaggcttagatagatagagaggaggcTGAGATAGATATGAGCTAGGATGCTGACAATTGCAAGGAAAACAATGGATTGACATATAGTAACATGATTTAGAATGGGTAAAAATAGAAAAAGTAGGTCTGCAACGCTCTGAGTCTACGAAAATGCGTTCTTTATTTACTCCATATAAAAGACAGATTTCACACAACAAACATTAGTGGCAGTAGGAAAAAACAGACATCGTGCAGATAAAAAACCGCTTACGCATTTCGGGGTAGAGGGCCCCCTTAGTCATAActatgatatctatctatctatctatctatctatctatctatctatctatctgtcttttaTATGGAGTAAATAAAGAACGCATTTTCGTAGACTCAGAGCGTTGCAGACCTACTTTTTCTATTTTTACCTATTACTGGATGTCCTCGTTGGTCCGGAGGCTGGTCTAGCACCCCGAAGAACTAACTTGAAAGTGGTAAGCAGCAGTCACTTTATCTTCTATTTCTATATGATTTAGAATGCTACGTAGAtatgaaaagaaaagaaaaaaagaaagaagctcACCTTACAAGAAGGTGTGGCTTATAACAAAAGGGGTGTGGCTAACAGGGAGATGGGCACGACTTAAGTTGCGCCGACATgaccaaaaaatgcatttttattggCTTAAGCTAAACCAAGAAATAGGTATTATAAAGTCAAAGATCATCATACTATGTGCAAATTATACTGCCCAATAAaccagggatagatagatagatagatagatagatagatagatagataatacacaaCATCTTACCTGCAGTTAATGGACTGCTGGTTGTTGCTGCTACATCTCCTTTCCCTTGCCTGTGCAGAGGAACCTTCTTAGTTGGTGAAGATTTGTCTTCTACAAGATTGGAGTTGCTTGTCCTTGGGGCCTCTTGGTGAATGCCTATGCTATATTTCCCTCGAGACTTTTGGGCCCAGCCAGTGGACCCCAAAATACTGCAAACCATGAGAGTAAGAAGTAGATGCATGATGTCTAACTTGTCCTTCCAGCTGAAAGTTTGTATCTGCTCCTCTGACCTGCCAAGTGGCTGCAAAAAGTTCAACCCAAGTCTAAGCCAAGATGAAATTCCCAGGAGGGCTTAACTTAAACACAAGGTGGACTCCTTTCTCCTTCCCCTTCACAGAATTTATTTTCTGTCCAAACATTCACTTCCATCACTTGTGATCCTCTTCTAGGACGGGCTGCAAACACCTTCTAGATGGTCTCTGGATGCCTTGAGAGCATTGGTTAAGCGAGCCCATGGTTTTTTATCAAGC contains:
- the LOC142185161 gene encoding extracellular matrix protein 2-like, coding for MHLLLTLMVCSILGSTGWAQKSRGKYSIGIHQEAPRTSNSNLVEDKSSPTKKVPLHRQGKGDVAATTSSPLTAGKGQCLVNGMIMYNGAAWSPQQCTICVCDQGRKVCEPLDCEEDLTCQTGKLQIPSGECCPVCVKTETTPVPLESAATLNHRKVTAQKHKEVKKQTKVKGDTARITSRLALGLNTTMNPNTTAIKPPKSKKTPVKTRMVDVPRWKSPVKKEINNKKQETNVQKKGATLLKMKNKANGEKNLDVEGLKTPQKKQRAEENVKNKAIKKGAPQILSTKKPKTPLVEAKTTHETREILTPTPTMPSLPSFIRPTLHHIPSLPSGCLLSESTIACGNTKMTYLPLMTDPGLKTLYLAENEISKLPARAFAGLPNLEWLDLSKNRLDDSGLSHDVFKNLTKLKRLNLDGNHLTALPQLPTSLQELKVNDNKLLELNQHSFRGLGNLLNLEMEGNGFHDGNVSPLTFRPLKKLIYLRLSRNHFRAVPSGLPASIQELHLDNNRIEVVSEGILNKTLNLSVIVLSNNRLQEDRIAPRAWIHLMNVESLDLSFNRLVHVPSFLPRGIKQLILHHNQIELIPGYVFAHMKPGLEFLHLSHNNLRDDGVHAVSFFGLYKSLNELLLDNNYFLSIPRGLLNLKALQVLRLSFNKIRYVPLNSICDTRISEDSNLVSVHLENNYINRRLIPPTAFSCIKTYFSVILRPQHDEYEDEEY